One Opitutales bacterium genomic window carries:
- a CDS encoding GldG family protein — protein sequence MSGITTFTWVKRIKLVNRWLQGILATAFIVGLNFLASEAYWRSDLTMNARYSLSPESAALVKALATPVEVIVTLTEQADENIYNDVRRMLDEYAQTSQAEGDGSLSVEYVDIYRQRARAQELVSLHGLDSENAILFVSGERRRRIDHSKLYEVNEEGEITGFNGEEVFTAALSEVSRETQPKLYFLVGHGEMSLDQIDPARGLSRLKQYLLERGFELAALDISTVSSIPGDADAVVSVGAQAPISGRAAEVLRAYLEDQGCLIVFLTPYLTHGFDGLFYDWGVLADDRIIVERNPQAKISGGDSLIRRFSPDHPISSFLIEYQLSILTGSTRPVRPHPGAPMDDSLSVQAIMASSDQSWGERSTQATDPEFDPRVDLAGPVPLACIAERVVGSDLGLSLTGGRLAVFGNADMLANGRLDAYGNRVLMSNVFNWAVERNELLSIPPRPIQEYKLVIADPDLSSLLLWFMIVPGTVGLFGVSILSLRRF from the coding sequence ATGTCAGGCATCACCACATTTACCTGGGTAAAACGCATCAAGTTGGTCAATCGCTGGCTTCAGGGCATATTGGCGACCGCGTTTATTGTCGGGCTCAATTTCTTGGCTTCCGAAGCTTATTGGCGCAGTGACCTCACCATGAACGCGCGGTATTCTCTATCTCCGGAGAGCGCTGCCTTGGTCAAGGCTCTGGCAACTCCGGTCGAAGTCATCGTCACGCTCACGGAGCAGGCAGATGAGAATATTTATAATGATGTGCGTAGGATGCTGGACGAGTATGCGCAAACCAGCCAAGCCGAGGGTGATGGGAGTCTGTCGGTCGAGTATGTTGATATATACCGTCAGCGGGCCCGAGCTCAGGAGCTCGTCAGCCTGCATGGTCTCGACTCGGAGAATGCTATACTTTTCGTGAGTGGGGAGCGTCGCCGTCGGATTGATCACAGTAAGCTCTACGAGGTGAATGAGGAGGGAGAAATCACCGGATTTAATGGTGAAGAAGTCTTCACAGCTGCCTTGTCCGAAGTGTCACGCGAAACACAGCCCAAACTCTATTTTCTTGTGGGGCACGGCGAGATGAGCTTGGACCAGATCGACCCCGCACGTGGGCTCTCTCGATTAAAACAGTATCTGCTCGAACGCGGGTTCGAGCTGGCGGCGCTCGATATTTCAACAGTCAGTTCGATTCCAGGGGATGCCGATGCCGTGGTATCCGTGGGTGCTCAGGCACCGATTTCTGGGCGTGCTGCCGAAGTATTGCGTGCTTACCTGGAGGATCAGGGTTGTTTGATCGTTTTTCTCACGCCGTACCTGACGCACGGCTTTGATGGGCTGTTTTATGATTGGGGAGTGTTGGCGGACGACCGCATTATTGTGGAGCGGAACCCTCAGGCGAAGATCTCGGGAGGGGACAGCCTCATCCGCAGGTTCTCCCCAGATCATCCGATTTCGAGTTTCCTAATTGAGTATCAACTCTCAATTCTGACGGGATCCACCCGACCGGTGCGGCCTCATCCGGGTGCACCCATGGATGATAGCTTGAGTGTTCAAGCTATTATGGCTTCGTCTGACCAAAGTTGGGGAGAACGGTCGACCCAGGCTACGGATCCAGAGTTTGATCCTCGGGTGGACCTTGCCGGACCGGTGCCCTTGGCTTGCATCGCTGAGCGTGTGGTGGGTTCAGATCTCGGTCTTTCACTGACTGGTGGTCGGCTAGCAGTCTTTGGTAACGCTGACATGTTGGCCAACGGGCGCCTAGATGCATACGGGAACCGTGTGTTAATGAGCAACGTCTTCAATTGGGCTGTGGAGCGCAACGAGCTCCTATCGATCCCGCCACGGCCTATCCAGGAATACAAACTCGTGATTGCAGATCCCGACTTAAGCAGTCTCTTGCTCTGGTTCATGATCGTTCCTGGAACGGTTGGCCTCTTTGGGGTATCTATCTTAAGCCTGCGCCGATTCTAA